In Paenibacillus ihbetae, the following are encoded in one genomic region:
- a CDS encoding LLM class flavin-dependent oxidoreductase, with protein sequence MSESDLHHTESKTVGDIPISILDLAPITAGSTAAQSLKNTLDLAQHAERWGYNRYWLAEHHNMPGIASSATSVVIGHVAGGTNTIRVGSGGIMLPNHAPLVIAEQFGTLESLYPGRIDLGLGRAPGSDQLTSRALRRGPGSDGQDFPDRLGELRTYFKPISGSSMRVRAIPGEGLDIPIWLLGSSGFSAQLAGQLGLPFSFASHFAPDYLMPALDLYRSTFRPSEELSKPYAMIGVNVICADTDEEAQRLATSPYQQFLNIIRGRTGQLSPPVDSMDDLWNLQEQAIVKRQLSFSAIGSPDTVRAQLEEFQRMTQADEMIVAAAIYDHKARLRSYELLAEAVGLNQR encoded by the coding sequence ATGTCTGAATCCGATCTTCATCATACAGAATCAAAAACGGTGGGCGATATTCCGATCTCGATCCTGGATCTCGCTCCGATTACCGCTGGCAGCACTGCGGCACAGTCACTCAAAAATACGCTCGACCTTGCCCAGCACGCCGAGCGGTGGGGCTACAACCGCTACTGGCTGGCCGAGCACCATAACATGCCGGGCATCGCCAGCTCCGCGACCTCCGTCGTTATCGGCCACGTGGCCGGCGGAACGAACACCATTCGCGTCGGTTCTGGCGGCATTATGCTGCCGAACCATGCGCCGCTGGTCATCGCCGAGCAGTTCGGCACGCTCGAATCACTCTACCCGGGCCGGATCGATCTTGGGCTCGGCCGGGCGCCGGGCTCGGATCAGCTCACCTCGCGGGCGCTGCGGCGCGGTCCCGGCAGCGACGGACAGGATTTCCCGGATCGCCTCGGCGAGCTGCGAACCTATTTCAAGCCCATCTCCGGCTCGTCCATGCGCGTCCGGGCAATCCCGGGCGAAGGGCTCGACATCCCGATCTGGCTGCTGGGCTCCAGCGGCTTCAGCGCCCAGCTGGCGGGGCAGCTCGGGCTTCCGTTCTCCTTCGCGAGCCACTTCGCGCCGGATTATCTCATGCCGGCGCTGGATCTGTACCGCTCCACCTTCCGCCCGTCGGAGGAGCTTAGCAAACCTTACGCGATGATCGGCGTGAACGTCATCTGCGCCGATACCGACGAGGAAGCCCAGCGGCTGGCGACATCGCCCTATCAGCAGTTCCTGAACATCATCCGGGGCCGCACCGGCCAGCTCAGCCCGCCGGTCGACAGCATGGATGATCTGTGGAACCTGCAGGAGCAGGCGATCGTGAAGCGGCAGCTCAGCTTCTCCGCCATCGGCAGCCCGGATACCGTCCGCGCGCAGCTGGAAGAGTTCCAGCGCATGACGCAAGCGGATGAAATGATTGTAGCCGCCGCGATCTATGATCACAAGGCGCGGCTCCGGTCCTACGAGCTGTTGGCAGAGGCCGTCGGCCTGAATCAGCGCTAA
- a CDS encoding Cof-type HAD-IIB family hydrolase — translation MANYKMLALDLDGTTLNEEGIVTDTTRYWIQKAVDSGVLVIFSTGRGMQTVMDLWNSLELNGPMVLLNGAELWTGREQLCERHFLKPEEIRRLHRLALEADAHFWGYSVESLTSRKNWTEEMFERRWMKFGMHHPDLSVISKLRELASEIDTIEISRSAAVNVEISPRGISKESGVRTICSRLGIDMREVMAIGDNMNDYRLIRAAGLGIAMGNADEALKAVADGQTDMNARDGVAKAIQRYIFDDGQV, via the coding sequence ATGGCAAATTACAAAATGCTGGCACTTGATCTGGACGGCACCACGTTGAATGAAGAAGGCATCGTGACGGATACGACCCGGTATTGGATTCAAAAGGCGGTCGATTCCGGCGTCCTGGTGATTTTCTCAACCGGACGGGGGATGCAGACCGTCATGGACCTGTGGAACAGTCTTGAATTGAATGGCCCAATGGTGCTGCTGAACGGAGCCGAGCTATGGACGGGAAGGGAGCAGCTGTGCGAGCGGCATTTTTTGAAGCCGGAAGAAATTCGACGGCTGCACCGGCTGGCGCTGGAGGCGGACGCCCATTTCTGGGGATACAGCGTAGAAAGCCTCACGAGCCGCAAAAACTGGACGGAGGAAATGTTTGAGCGGCGATGGATGAAATTCGGCATGCATCATCCTGATCTGTCGGTCATTTCGAAGCTGCGGGAGCTCGCCTCCGAGATCGATACGATTGAAATTTCCCGCTCGGCAGCCGTTAATGTGGAGATTTCCCCTCGCGGCATATCGAAGGAATCAGGCGTGCGGACGATTTGCAGCAGACTTGGTATCGATATGCGCGAAGTGATGGCTATCGGTGACAACATGAACGATTACCGCCTGATTCGGGCTGCCGGGCTTGGCATTGCCATGGGAAACGCGGATGAGGCGCTGAAGGCAGTTGCCGATGGGCAGACGGACATGAATGCCCGGGACGGCGTCGCCAAGGCAATTCAGCGCTATATTTTCGATGATGGGCAGGTCTGA
- the serS gene encoding serine--tRNA ligase produces MMDMKWIRHSQEAQEELQRVADQKGIALSVEDLLKLDDKRRALLLSVDELRQQRNARSEEISLLMRKGSREAAEQTKRLVKAINERLSVQEAQFREVEAMYQELLLLIPNIVSPDTPVGTSDQDNVGVRRVGEPPAFDFDYKDHVALGELHGMIDIPRGVKTAGTRSYYLTGTGALLHRAVQQLAIDMLVEKGFTLMDVPLTVRTEAMQNTAFFPLGQDQAFRVAEEDKWLVGTSEVPLVSYYSGEVVDVSQPIRLAAASMCFRSEVGSGGRDVYGLYRVHQFAKVEQVVLCEANVETSERLLQEITANAEELLGKLELPYRVVAVCTGDMSQKTYKQYDIETWMPSRGAYGETHSSSNLLDFQARRSNIRYRDAEGKLRHCHTLNNTAVASPRILIPLLENHQQKDGSIRIPKALQPYMNGLERIDPPAAFGPQE; encoded by the coding sequence ATGATGGACATGAAATGGATTCGGCACAGCCAAGAAGCACAGGAGGAATTGCAGCGGGTAGCGGACCAGAAGGGGATCGCCCTGTCGGTGGAAGATCTGCTCAAGCTGGATGACAAGCGGCGGGCGCTGCTGCTGTCGGTGGATGAGCTGCGTCAGCAGCGGAACGCGCGATCGGAGGAGATCAGCCTCTTGATGCGGAAGGGCAGCAGGGAAGCAGCCGAGCAAACGAAGCGGCTGGTCAAAGCGATCAACGAGCGGCTGAGCGTTCAGGAGGCACAATTCCGCGAGGTTGAGGCTATGTATCAGGAGCTCCTCCTGCTCATCCCCAATATCGTCTCGCCGGATACGCCGGTCGGGACTTCGGACCAGGACAACGTGGGGGTAAGGCGTGTCGGCGAGCCTCCTGCATTTGATTTTGACTATAAAGACCATGTCGCGCTTGGAGAGCTCCACGGCATGATCGACATCCCTCGCGGGGTGAAAACCGCCGGCACCCGGAGCTACTACCTGACGGGCACGGGCGCCTTGCTTCATCGAGCGGTGCAGCAGCTTGCGATCGATATGCTTGTTGAAAAGGGCTTTACCCTGATGGATGTGCCGCTGACCGTACGGACGGAAGCAATGCAAAACACCGCCTTCTTCCCGCTCGGCCAGGATCAGGCATTCCGGGTTGCCGAGGAAGACAAATGGCTGGTCGGCACCTCGGAGGTCCCGCTGGTATCGTACTACAGCGGCGAAGTCGTCGACGTATCGCAGCCGATCCGCCTGGCTGCCGCATCGATGTGCTTCCGCAGCGAGGTCGGCTCGGGCGGCCGGGACGTCTACGGTCTTTATCGCGTGCATCAGTTCGCGAAGGTTGAGCAGGTCGTATTGTGCGAGGCAAACGTGGAGACGTCGGAACGCCTTCTTCAAGAGATCACGGCCAATGCCGAGGAGCTGCTGGGCAAGCTGGAGCTCCCGTACCGGGTCGTTGCCGTCTGCACCGGCGACATGTCGCAGAAGACGTATAAGCAGTACGACATCGAGACATGGATGCCAAGCCGCGGAGCCTATGGCGAGACCCATTCGTCGTCGAACCTGCTCGACTTCCAGGCCCGGCGCTCGAACATCCGTTACCGGGATGCGGAAGGCAAGCTTCGCCACTGCCATACCTTGAACAATACGGCCGTCGCCTCGCCCCGCATTCTCATCCCGCTGCTGGAGAACCACCAGCAGAAGGACGGCTCGATCCGTATTCCGAAGGCGCTGCAGCCTTATATGAACGGGCTCGAGCGAATTGATCCTCCGGCTGCTTTCGGTCCGCAGGAGTAA
- a CDS encoding ABC transporter permease, which translates to MLTIMNTMLRALFRDTHTLVWNIVFPIAMLAGLGLYFNDEAYSYRLLSGVLTTNILFGATMVTAFNVMAQRNRGVYKLLRATPFRTASFVAAMTGSRTVLSLLVSACVTLMSVVLLGVELNLLSLALMLTVLLAGTVCFTALGFLAANLSKDEGNVNMISNLMSFPMLFTSEAFYSLDHAPQWVVTIGHLQPFHYLVEAMGIAVHPQGDASDLWLPLAILTGFTILCLVAAVLTFRWDADQSPFWKKRQAGQQAASM; encoded by the coding sequence ATGCTTACCATCATGAATACCATGCTGCGGGCACTCTTCCGCGATACCCATACCCTTGTCTGGAACATTGTCTTTCCCATTGCAATGCTGGCGGGGCTAGGGCTTTATTTTAACGACGAAGCTTATTCATACCGCCTGCTGAGCGGTGTGCTCACCACCAACATCCTGTTCGGAGCAACGATGGTTACGGCCTTTAACGTGATGGCTCAGCGCAACCGGGGCGTCTACAAGCTGCTGCGCGCCACCCCGTTCCGTACGGCCTCGTTCGTAGCTGCGATGACAGGCTCCCGCACCGTGCTGTCCCTCCTGGTCAGTGCATGCGTAACCTTGATGAGCGTTGTGCTCCTTGGAGTGGAGCTGAATCTGCTCAGCCTGGCCCTGATGCTGACCGTCCTGCTGGCCGGTACCGTGTGCTTTACCGCGCTCGGCTTTCTGGCCGCTAATCTGTCGAAAGACGAAGGCAACGTCAACATGATCTCCAACCTGATGAGCTTTCCGATGCTGTTCACCAGCGAGGCTTTCTACTCCCTGGACCATGCTCCGCAATGGGTCGTAACCATCGGTCATCTGCAGCCGTTTCACTATTTGGTGGAAGCCATGGGCATCGCCGTTCATCCTCAGGGCGACGCTTCCGACCTCTGGCTGCCGCTCGCCATCCTGACCGGATTTACGATACTGTGCCTAGTGGCGGCCGTCCTGACCTTTCGCTGGGACGCCGATCAGTCTCCCTTCTGGAAGAAGCGGCAGGCCGGACAGCAGGCGGCATCGATGTAA
- a CDS encoding ABC transporter ATP-binding protein: MMHAKTLIEASGLTKSYGTRPVVDGVDLAIREGEVLAIIGPNGAGKSTTLDLVLQLRRPDAGRVRYWTQEPARHIGLQLQSTPFFPGFTALENLRMFAAFYGLRLPDSELMRHLSRCGLEEAARTDALRLSGGQQKRLAIAMALVHGPKLIVLDEPTAALDPRARRDIRELIRSLADSGASIVFTSHDMEEVHKLAGRLMLISGGRVRASGTPEELLDRYQVDSLEELYIRLTDADPQAT, translated from the coding sequence ATGATGCATGCGAAAACCTTGATCGAAGCGTCGGGATTAACGAAAAGCTACGGCACCCGCCCCGTCGTAGACGGCGTGGATCTGGCAATCCGGGAAGGGGAGGTGCTGGCCATCATCGGGCCGAACGGCGCAGGAAAGTCTACGACGCTGGATCTGGTGCTTCAGCTCCGCCGTCCGGATGCCGGACGCGTGCGGTACTGGACGCAGGAGCCCGCGAGACATATCGGGCTGCAGCTGCAATCTACCCCGTTCTTTCCCGGCTTCACCGCGCTCGAGAACCTGCGGATGTTCGCCGCCTTCTACGGCCTGCGACTGCCGGACTCGGAGCTGATGCGCCACCTGAGCCGCTGCGGTCTTGAGGAGGCCGCGAGAACCGATGCGCTCCGGCTCTCCGGGGGCCAGCAGAAACGGCTCGCGATCGCCATGGCCCTGGTGCACGGGCCGAAGCTGATCGTGCTGGATGAGCCGACGGCAGCGCTTGATCCCCGGGCACGCCGGGACATTCGGGAGCTCATTCGCTCGCTGGCCGATTCCGGTGCATCCATCGTCTTCACGTCCCATGACATGGAGGAGGTGCATAAACTGGCGGGCCGGCTGATGCTCATCAGCGGCGGAAGGGTCCGGGCCTCCGGCACTCCGGAGGAGCTGCTGGACCGTTACCAGGTCGATAGCCTGGAGGAGCTATACATCCGGCTGACGGATGCGGATCCACAAGCAACGTGA
- a CDS encoding PadR family transcriptional regulator, whose product MTNLILLSFLRQRPMHGYEIQQLIQSSRMDLWTNILSGSIYYALNKMEQDGLIVAAAEERTGARLRKIYSITDEGEKLFQQMIRETLTLPPHSVKSDFSLGLIWIESIPKPEALELLEQNLRQVEESLAQWRSGKEIKGQYGLSKIAMATFDNAISLLEQDAAFLRNIMDLLQE is encoded by the coding sequence ATGACCAATTTGATTCTGCTCTCATTCCTCCGCCAGCGTCCCATGCATGGGTATGAGATCCAGCAGCTCATTCAGAGCAGCCGCATGGACTTGTGGACGAATATTTTGTCCGGCTCGATCTATTACGCGCTGAATAAAATGGAGCAGGACGGCCTCATTGTGGCTGCTGCGGAGGAGCGAACCGGCGCCCGGCTTCGTAAAATATACAGCATTACGGACGAAGGGGAAAAGCTGTTCCAGCAGATGATCCGCGAAACGCTCACCCTGCCCCCCCATTCCGTCAAATCGGACTTCTCCCTCGGCCTCATCTGGATCGAGAGCATTCCGAAGCCGGAGGCGCTGGAGCTGCTGGAGCAAAATTTGCGGCAGGTCGAGGAATCTCTCGCCCAGTGGCGTTCAGGCAAGGAGATCAAGGGACAATACGGGCTCTCGAAGATCGCTATGGCCACCTTCGATAATGCCATCTCGCTGCTCGAGCAGGATGCCGCCTTTCTCCGAAATATTATGGACTTATTGCAGGAATAA
- a CDS encoding threonine/serine exporter family protein: MNESLKREHDIIKVCLLAGKIMLQSGAETYRVEDTMMRIAASFGVTNSHSYMTPTGIIFSVEEPQHITRLIRISDRTTNLDKIEKVNSVSRRVSLGQLTIEEAYQALQQIEQEPPIYPNWLLILLSAVASGCFLIMFRGIWADFLPAAVAGGLGFTCFVVMHQVIPVRFFAEFSGALVIGIVSVWLVNLGIGQELDTIIISSVMPLVPGLLITNAIRDLMAGHLISGLSKGAEAFVTSFAIGAGVAFTLSF; the protein is encoded by the coding sequence TTGAACGAATCATTGAAGCGGGAGCATGACATCATCAAGGTCTGTCTATTGGCAGGAAAAATCATGCTGCAAAGCGGAGCGGAGACGTACCGGGTGGAGGATACCATGATGCGGATCGCCGCCTCGTTCGGCGTTACGAACAGCCACAGCTACATGACGCCGACGGGCATCATATTTTCCGTGGAGGAACCGCAGCACATTACGCGCTTGATCCGGATTTCCGACCGGACCACGAATTTGGACAAGATTGAAAAGGTAAACAGCGTGTCGAGAAGAGTAAGCCTGGGTCAATTGACGATTGAAGAAGCTTATCAGGCTCTCCAGCAGATTGAGCAAGAACCGCCCATCTATCCCAACTGGCTGCTGATCCTGCTCTCGGCCGTCGCCAGCGGCTGCTTCTTGATCATGTTCCGCGGCATTTGGGCCGATTTCCTTCCGGCTGCGGTGGCCGGCGGGCTTGGTTTTACATGCTTTGTGGTGATGCACCAGGTGATTCCGGTCCGGTTCTTTGCGGAGTTTTCGGGCGCGCTGGTCATTGGCATCGTCTCGGTGTGGCTGGTCAATCTCGGGATCGGGCAGGAGCTGGATACGATCATCATCAGCTCGGTCATGCCGCTTGTGCCCGGGCTGCTCATCACGAATGCGATTCGTGATCTGATGGCTGGTCACCTGATTTCGGGCTTGTCCAAGGGGGCGGAGGCCTTCGTTACGTCTTTTGCCATCGGAGCAGGTGTAGCTTTCACCCTTTCATTCTAG
- a CDS encoding threonine/serine exporter family protein produces the protein MVGFYIQQLVTSFIASAAFGMIFNAPRKALLQCGFAGMVGWLLYILLQDMAVKPVTATVVAAFCVTMISHFFAKKYKTPIIVFSVSGIIPLVPGGVAYNALRHVAENQFDQAVQLGAQAFMISGAIALGLLLSEVINQVIRKWSVTR, from the coding sequence ATGGTCGGCTTTTATATCCAGCAGCTCGTGACGAGCTTTATCGCTTCCGCCGCCTTCGGCATGATCTTCAACGCGCCGCGGAAAGCGCTGCTGCAATGCGGCTTTGCCGGAATGGTGGGCTGGCTGCTCTATATTTTGCTCCAGGATATGGCGGTCAAGCCGGTGACGGCCACGGTGGTGGCGGCCTTCTGCGTCACGATGATCAGCCACTTTTTTGCGAAGAAGTACAAGACCCCCATCATCGTCTTCAGCGTATCGGGCATCATTCCGCTCGTTCCGGGCGGGGTTGCTTACAATGCCCTCCGGCATGTGGCGGAGAACCAGTTCGATCAGGCCGTGCAGCTGGGGGCGCAGGCCTTTATGATCTCGGGCGCGATCGCGCTCGGGTTGCTGCTCTCGGAGGTCATCAACCAGGTGATCCGAAAATGGTCCGTTACGCGTTAA
- a CDS encoding response regulator transcription factor produces the protein MEQPIKVVLLDDHPLVMEGLKNRLERESDIRVAGTFNDPRELLSQIALLHPDVVVMDISMPGMNGFEVLEELKRTYGISVKLIVLSGYEYDEYVHKAFEIGVHAYLSKQATYPQIMNAIRQSLLGHRLVSERMTALPRTDQLTPTEREVLKHIALEKTNKEIATALLMSQRTVEYHMTAINRKLGVKTRIGAVSKGYELGLLERLHDGDK, from the coding sequence ATGGAGCAGCCCATCAAGGTGGTACTGCTGGATGACCATCCACTAGTCATGGAGGGGTTGAAAAATCGACTTGAGCGGGAATCAGATATTCGTGTAGCCGGAACATTCAATGACCCTCGCGAACTATTGTCTCAAATCGCATTGCTGCATCCGGATGTCGTCGTTATGGATATCTCGATGCCCGGCATGAACGGATTCGAGGTGCTGGAGGAGCTAAAACGGACTTATGGCATTTCAGTCAAGCTGATCGTATTATCGGGATACGAGTACGACGAATATGTACATAAAGCTTTTGAGATCGGCGTGCATGCTTATTTGTCCAAGCAAGCGACCTACCCGCAAATCATGAATGCCATTCGGCAGAGCCTGCTCGGTCACCGGTTGGTATCGGAGCGGATGACTGCTCTCCCCAGAACCGACCAGTTGACACCGACGGAACGGGAGGTGTTAAAGCACATCGCTCTAGAGAAAACAAACAAGGAAATTGCAACGGCGTTGTTGATGAGTCAACGGACGGTTGAATACCACATGACGGCCATTAACCGGAAACTCGGTGTCAAGACGAGGATTGGTGCGGTTTCTAAAGGCTATGAGCTGGGTTTGCTGGAGCGATTGCATGATGGGGATAAGTGA
- a CDS encoding sensor histidine kinase — MSTILRKYNWVVYGTAFLYLVAAAYIHVATLQNPYTGLLFREDRGAWIVSSVDHAGHAAQWGVRIGDQLVAVDGKAPIDMIELGSQSYLKQSGTLLFVRDGLDTIEMRNSAKSSDVYKGLFTGCAELALLAIGLVAYRKKPESHMVRRFYALNVSMAATLLSVYSTETTLTGWIMPMVASWLPYLLLAFFISFVFRSVPRWISLVLALYRVMAALFSVYALVIFSLGVIPGWTRSVIHMGLFATFLAIFAIAAAYWKAMDRAEKNSLLTFAAALAFSLLPYLFLCALPDLLWGEFMTPPDTALTGLVILPASVLSLLARQKLVDMRFYLPRLAIHSLYIGLMLILIAALIRSSASKTTLVLCGAFLILVLMHQMSINSIKRQRERREDRLDRQRLEMSIRLAEHRNSRDLLRMPAELVHSVTEIEGLCFVWNRDTEAVIYGTGRFAEITEFADAGKPIPREALLGHGFEQVLDLVVQPGEPIIGYLGLGAKKNRTVFTSEELGLIDKVRRETVRLLTNTALLDELRQARGTLTGDQSEYRLVEAQEAKQVRTSYYLHDHVLQNLIFLSRDLEELHDTLQCSKQHTAIWLKCLYDTQRDIRLLCDDLYPHIVDQAGLGDALRWLMRTIKENGGPTTNLVNGLPETLSPLYKITLFRIVRELANNALKHAKADNLTIRLWETHDAVHCQIKDDGIGIDPVAAGGRGFGLATIGSQVAQFKGDIDINSATGRGTNVHVWLPKQEGSSEHGAAHQGGTAG, encoded by the coding sequence TTGTCGACTATTCTGCGGAAGTACAACTGGGTCGTATACGGAACGGCCTTTTTATACCTTGTTGCAGCGGCCTATATCCATGTCGCTACGCTCCAAAATCCATATACCGGTTTATTGTTCCGCGAAGATCGTGGCGCATGGATCGTATCATCCGTCGATCATGCAGGCCATGCAGCGCAATGGGGCGTTCGTATCGGCGATCAGCTCGTCGCGGTGGATGGCAAAGCACCCATTGATATGATCGAGCTCGGCAGCCAGTCATACTTGAAGCAATCGGGGACGCTTCTGTTCGTGCGTGATGGACTGGACACGATTGAAATGCGTAATAGCGCAAAATCATCAGACGTGTACAAGGGGTTGTTCACCGGTTGCGCGGAGCTGGCGCTGCTTGCCATCGGACTGGTGGCTTACCGGAAAAAGCCCGAGTCACATATGGTCCGTCGATTTTATGCGCTGAATGTATCCATGGCAGCGACACTGCTGTCCGTATACTCGACGGAGACCACGCTGACCGGATGGATTATGCCGATGGTGGCGAGCTGGTTGCCTTACCTGTTGTTGGCTTTTTTCATCTCCTTCGTATTCCGATCTGTTCCCCGGTGGATCAGCCTGGTGCTGGCCTTATACCGGGTAATGGCCGCATTGTTCTCCGTGTATGCCCTGGTCATCTTCTCACTGGGCGTTATTCCAGGTTGGACCCGGAGCGTCATCCATATGGGGCTGTTCGCAACATTTCTAGCTATTTTCGCTATTGCGGCTGCCTATTGGAAAGCGATGGACCGAGCCGAGAAAAACAGCCTGCTCACGTTTGCGGCCGCGCTGGCCTTCAGTCTCTTGCCCTATTTGTTCCTGTGTGCGCTGCCCGATCTGCTGTGGGGTGAATTTATGACGCCCCCGGATACGGCATTGACCGGCCTCGTGATCCTCCCGGCTTCCGTATTATCGCTATTGGCACGACAGAAGCTGGTCGACATGCGCTTCTATCTTCCACGACTGGCCATACACAGCTTGTATATCGGGCTGATGCTCATTTTGATCGCTGCTCTCATTCGCAGCAGCGCTTCCAAAACAACGCTTGTGCTATGCGGCGCATTCCTTATCCTTGTGCTGATGCACCAGATGAGCATCAACAGCATCAAGCGACAACGGGAGCGGCGTGAAGACCGGCTTGACCGACAACGGCTGGAGATGTCAATCCGGCTGGCAGAACACCGCAATAGCCGCGACCTGCTGCGTATGCCTGCAGAGCTTGTCCATAGCGTAACGGAAATAGAGGGGTTGTGCTTTGTCTGGAATCGTGATACTGAAGCCGTCATCTACGGAACGGGGCGGTTTGCGGAAATCACGGAATTCGCCGATGCAGGCAAGCCAATTCCGCGGGAAGCACTGTTAGGACACGGTTTCGAACAGGTGCTGGACCTTGTTGTCCAACCCGGCGAACCGATCATAGGCTATTTGGGATTAGGCGCGAAAAAAAACCGAACCGTTTTCACCTCGGAGGAGCTCGGGTTAATCGATAAGGTGAGGCGGGAAACCGTTCGTTTGCTGACGAACACTGCCCTGCTTGATGAGCTGCGTCAAGCACGCGGCACATTGACCGGGGATCAATCCGAATACCGTCTAGTGGAAGCGCAAGAAGCGAAGCAGGTTCGAACGTCATACTATTTGCATGACCATGTTTTGCAAAACCTTATTTTTCTCTCCCGCGATCTGGAAGAGTTGCATGATACGCTACAATGCAGCAAGCAGCACACCGCAATCTGGTTGAAATGTCTCTACGATACACAGCGCGACATCCGCCTGCTCTGTGATGATTTGTATCCACATATCGTCGATCAAGCGGGACTGGGTGACGCTCTGCGCTGGCTGATGCGTACGATTAAAGAGAATGGCGGGCCGACGACTAATCTCGTGAATGGGCTGCCGGAAACGCTATCTCCGTTATACAAGATCACATTGTTTCGTATTGTGCGGGAGCTTGCAAACAATGCGTTAAAACACGCCAAGGCGGACAATCTGACTATACGTTTATGGGAAACCCATGACGCGGTCCACTGTCAAATCAAAGATGACGGCATCGGAATAGATCCGGTTGCTGCAGGCGGGCGCGGATTCGGGCTCGCCACGATCGGAAGCCAGGTTGCACAATTCAAGGGTGATATCGATATTAACTCGGCAACCGGGCGCGGGACAAACGTCCACGTTTGGCTGCCGAAGCAGGAAGGGAGTTCAGAGCATGGAGCAGCCCATCAAGGTGGTACTGCTGGATGA
- a CDS encoding CPBP family intramembrane glutamic endopeptidase, with protein sequence MPKMPSTFYQKIIHFFNLSDPDYVRFVRSYEAKTKKQIAFYLFLGLLPGLIAYLFTFPLREPLMKWTGLSSVYVQFIALVVMSIGWHMLFPFLMLRFKDGLSFKQSLVYLGFGKFDLKGILTVLPLLTALFTILSLPYMRYVYTPLFEWLNGFSALHMGEWHIFNQGYYDFPLPLLLVGLVGNFIGEEIYFRGYLLRKVGRLKFDWLWISFIFYFYHMWQAPINWALLPLAIVTPFEILVKLRKNIYVAILFHLFTNFLWGAITLYLVGV encoded by the coding sequence ATGCCTAAAATGCCGTCAACGTTCTATCAGAAAATCATTCATTTCTTCAATTTGTCTGATCCTGATTATGTCCGTTTCGTACGCTCATATGAAGCCAAGACGAAGAAGCAAATCGCGTTCTATCTGTTTCTTGGCCTTCTCCCCGGTCTGATCGCGTACTTATTCACCTTTCCGTTGCGTGAGCCGCTAATGAAGTGGACGGGTCTATCCTCTGTTTATGTACAGTTTATTGCTCTCGTCGTGATGTCGATCGGATGGCATATGCTCTTTCCTTTTTTGATGCTCCGCTTCAAAGACGGGCTGTCGTTCAAACAGTCCCTTGTTTACCTTGGTTTTGGAAAATTCGATCTGAAGGGAATACTGACCGTTCTGCCCCTCTTGACTGCGCTGTTCACAATACTTTCGCTGCCTTACATGAGATATGTGTATACACCGCTGTTTGAGTGGTTGAACGGGTTTTCTGCGCTTCATATGGGAGAATGGCATATTTTCAACCAGGGATATTACGATTTCCCGTTACCGCTGCTTCTGGTCGGCCTTGTCGGCAATTTCATCGGGGAAGAAATTTATTTCCGTGGCTATCTGCTGCGTAAAGTGGGACGCTTAAAGTTTGACTGGCTGTGGATCTCCTTCATTTTCTATTTCTACCACATGTGGCAGGCTCCCATCAACTGGGCCCTCTTGCCTCTGGCAATCGTTACTCCGTTCGAAATTTTGGTCAAGCTGCGGAAAAATATTTATGTAGCCATCCTGTTCCATCTGTTCACCAACTTTTTGTGGGGAGCCATTACACTCTATCTGGTAGGGGTGTGA